The genomic region GCGCCGTCCATGCCGGCGTCCAGTGGGTGCGCGAAAACGCGGCTGAGCGCCTCGAATGCAAGGCCTTCTTCCACGGCGGTCAGCACGCGTTCCAGCCAGCGGCCAGGTCGGGTGTCCGCCAGCGGCACGGAGGTCGAGAACTGCACGGGAATTCCGTATTCCCAGGCCACGGCCCGCACCCGCGGCGCCCACAGGTCGTCATCGTTCACGACAAGCGCAATGTCGGCCGCCGCCACGCCGCGGCGCAGCAGGCCCTTGACCTGCCGCAGGGCCGCGCGCAGTTCGTCGTCCTCCGACGCCGCGATATGCAGGGCACCGGCCCCGGTTGAGCGGCCCAGGAACGCGCCTGAGAGCCCTTCAGACTGGTCCTGGCGCCGCTCCACGGTCCAGCCCAGCGCTTCGAGCTTCGATGCCGCCTGCAGCGTCTCCTCGAAATAGGGATGATCTTCCCAGGGCAGCGCCACAACGCTGCCCTCCCCCGCCGCCGCGTCCAGAAACAGCAGCTGATCCGGGGACAGCCGGGAGTACCCGAAGACTGTCAGCGGCTCCGGCACCGCGAAGCGGGCGGCGAGCCGCACCGCTTCGACGGGGTCGATGACCGCGTGGTCGCGCAAGGCGCGCTGGTAGAGGGCAGCCACGCAGCACAACCGCTGGACCTGAGGCGACTCGTCCTGGGACAGCAGGGCCAGGTCGATGCCGCTGCGCAGCAGTTCACGCACTGCGCTGCCCAACGAGCGGGCAAGCAGCCCCGGGTCGCCACTCCCGAGTGCTTCCTGGACGGCGCCGGTCAGCAGCCGGTGGGCCAGGGTCGGGGAGGCCACCGCCTGCCCTGACTCCAGCAGGACGCGGTGGGCGTACGCGTCAAGCCGCTGGGGGCGGGCCCCCAGACGCGCCGCAGCCCGGCGGTTCAGGGCCAGGACCGTGCCGCGCGCTTCGGGCGGCGTGCCCGTCCCCAGGATGACTGTCCTCATAGGCTCTTAGGATGCACTGCCGGCGCCTTACAGGCGTCCTACTGTGCCGCCGCGTCAAGGGCCGCCCGGACGTGCCGGTACACCTCGCGCAGCTGGCCGACGTCCTGCGGGAGCCCAGCGCGCAGGGCGTCCAGGGTGCCCAGGACATGCGTGGCCCCGTTGGGGCGCTCATCCTCACTGAGCGCCCATTCCGGCAGACGTGGCAGTTCGGCAGGCGCGCGCCGCTCCTCATCCCACGCCACCCAGGGGCTCGGCAGGTCATACAGGTACCGTCCAACGCCAAAATGCACGGCGCAGCGCTTCAACGCGTCGCTCGCGGCGGCCTTGAGCGTGGCCGCGTCGCCTTCACCCGCTTCGCCCACGTCACACCGCGTGAGCCCCAACACCGTGAGGCGACCGCGGGCGGCGGGCAGTGGACCGGGCAGGAACTCCACGTCAAACTCCCAGGCGTCCGGGCAGACCTCGTCCAGCCGGTCCATCACGGTCCGGGCGTCCACGTACGCGACCATGCGGGCGGTCGTGCGGTCGCGTGAGAAGTTCTGCGCCCGCCACAGCACCCGCCGCGCTGGAAAGGGTGCAGCAAGTTGATCCTTCACTCCGGCATAGGTCATGCCAAGAAGCTAGCGGAGCGGTGAGGAAGTTCGTTCGTGCACCAGAGTTAGAGGCGGGTGGACTCCACACTGAACGGACCTGCAGCAGCGAGCTGAACAGAAAGGAAACTGTAGGGAGCCGGAAGACCAGCTTGGTGCCGGCGTACGCCCAGCGATCGTCACGGTGGCGGTGTGGCCACGCCTTCCATACGCTGTTCCCGAGTGTGCTTCTCGATCCAAGTTTTCAGCCGGGCCGCGATCTCACCGACTCTTCTGCCAGCACTTTGATGCGCGCTCCTCTCACGATATGCCCGCTTCCGTTTCTGCTCCCGGATGTACACATGCCTTCAAGCAAGGCTGTCGCTACGCTGAGCGCCACTGATCACCTACCAGGGGTAGACGAATGTGAGGCGGCGATAATTCCAGGTTTGTTTTATCTTGAACGAAATGGCGAAATGGTCGGGCAAAGTGTTCTTCCCCACGATGGGTCAGGCCAGCCGCGCTATGGCGTATGGCCGCGCGCCGGCCCTTCCCTTCGAGGTTTGGAAGCCGCGACCGGAGCGGCAGCGGGTGCCCGTCGCCAAAGTCCGCATCGAAGGTGTGCTGGTCATGCTCGAGTACGGCGTACGCGTGATGACGGACGCCCGGCTGAGCAGTCTGCGCGGCGTGCTTCAAGACGAATTAGAGAGGAATGCAGGGCGCTGCATTCCACAGGATTGTGGTGCGGTGCAGCGCGGCGTGGAGCGGATTAAGCAGGAGCAGCGCCGTCGCCAGTCAATTCTCAACTCTTCTGCAGCCCTCCGGCGGTGGGCGCTTGCGCCCTCGTCAGCCACCAACTGGACGCAGGAAGACGCCGAACGGCTCCGCAGCGGCTGGGAGGCAGTGGTAAAGGACGAAGACGGCTCGTGAGCAGCGGGAGGCTGACCTTAAAGGACATCACGGTGGCGGCGCCGCGGCCGTTGCCGGTCCTCCTGCTGCTCGACGTC from Deinococcus arcticus harbors:
- a CDS encoding Rad52/Rad22 family DNA repair protein, giving the protein MTYAGVKDQLAAPFPARRVLWRAQNFSRDRTTARMVAYVDARTVMDRLDEVCPDAWEFDVEFLPGPLPAARGRLTVLGLTRCDVGEAGEGDAATLKAAASDALKRCAVHFGVGRYLYDLPSPWVAWDEERRAPAELPRLPEWALSEDERPNGATHVLGTLDALRAGLPQDVGQLREVYRHVRAALDAAAQ